A single genomic interval of Penaeus vannamei isolate JL-2024 chromosome 33, ASM4276789v1, whole genome shotgun sequence harbors:
- the LOC138867982 gene encoding uncharacterized protein — translation MTMTRQPLMTPTFPTTDERGTGGSRPPPPPPTPQPRRRPPTPTPTPQPRRPPPAHAAAPSPPAHAHAAAPSPHAHAHAAAPSPPSPAHAAAPSPPAHAHAAAPSPPAHAHAAAPSPPPTPTPQPRRLPPTPTPQPRRLPPTPTPQPRRLPPTPTPQPRRLRPRVRFTSDCLP, via the coding sequence atgacgatgacgaggcAACCGCTGATGACGCCGACGTTCCCAACGACCGACGAACGAGGAACGGGCGGATcgcgaccgcccccccccccgcccacgccgcAGCCCCGtcgccgcccgcccacgcccacgcccacgccgcagccccgtcgccccccccccgcccacgccgcAGCCCCGTcgcctcccgcccacgcccacgccgcagCCCCGtcgcctcacgcccacgcccacgccgcagccccgtcgcctccctcccccgcccacgccgCAGCCCCGTcgcctcccgcccacgcccacgccgcagCCCCGTcgcctcccgcccacgcccacgccgcagCCCCGTcgcctccgcccacgcccacgccgcagCCCCGTcgcctcccgcccacgcccacgccgcagCCCCGTcgcctcccgcccacgcccacgccgcagCCCCGTcgcctcccgcccacgcccacgccgcagCCCCGTCGCCTCCGCCCACGCGTTCGCTTCACATCCGATTGCCTCCCGTAA